From a single Caldisericaceae bacterium genomic region:
- a CDS encoding polysaccharide biosynthesis C-terminal domain-containing protein — protein sequence TISLRVLYSMKEMYLAFFVSLLVAAINVALFYPMVNAIGHAGIPLAISIGLIIEGVLFVLSLKVKIRIKLKGFFNAIVKIGVASFVSVGFMYGVYLILNRVVNFGKLSLLVNFALASFVFVLVYIPTLKILKVEEVQKIIKLARKGN from the coding sequence ACAATTAGTTTAAGAGTGCTTTATTCTATGAAAGAGATGTATCTTGCCTTTTTTGTTTCACTTTTAGTTGCCGCAATAAACGTTGCGCTTTTCTATCCGATGGTTAATGCTATAGGACATGCAGGAATTCCACTTGCAATAAGTATTGGTTTAATTATTGAAGGAGTTTTATTTGTTTTGTCTTTAAAGGTTAAAATACGTATAAAACTTAAGGGATTTTTTAATGCAATCGTAAAGATTGGCGTTGCAAGTTTTGTTAGCGTAGGTTTCATGTATGGTGTTTATCTCATATTAAATAGAGTGGTTAATTTTGGAAAATTAAGTCTACTGGTTAATTTTGCCTTGGCTTCTTTTGTGTTTGTTTTGGTTTACATACCTACACTAAAAATCTTAAAAGTTGAAGAAGTTCAAAAAATTATAAAACTTGCAAGAAAAGGAAATTGA